A stretch of DNA from bacterium:
GGAAAAGGGTCATAAGATAAAATTTTCATCCCGAAACCGTAAGCAATCTTTGCTGTGTATGCTCCGATTGCACCTGTTCCTATAATTCCTATTGTTTTATCGAGTAAATCATGTCCTATGTATTTTTCAAGATTAATGACTCCGTGCCGTAATTCATCATTAGCTGTGCTTACTTTTCTTATTACATTTAAAAGAAGCGCAAATGTGAATTCTGCAACGGTACAATCTCCGTATTTCGGGACATTTGCTACATTGATTCCTTTTTCTTTGCAATATCCAATATCAACATTGTTATATCCTGTTGATCTGGTTGTAACAAATTTAAGATCAGGCATTTTCTTGAGTAAATCCCCTGAAGCTATAGAGCCTGTAAAAATAGAAATAATTTCTGCATCTTTAATTTTTTCCAGATTATCTTCAAATCCTATATGCAAAGGACTTTGAATATAAATAAAATCACAATTTTCAGGTTTATTTTTTTCAAGAAAATTTTGTTCTATGTCTTTTATATCAAAAAATACGACTTTGATTTTTGGCATTTAAAGTATTACTTCTTGTGGTTCTTGCGGTACGAATAAAGTGGCTATCTGATAAATTCTTTCCAGAATTAATTTGTCATCTCTATAAACATAAAACTTCATGCTTTTTGAATTTTCAGGAATCATTAGTTTTAAATCAGAAGCAAGCGCATTGTAAGTAAAATGCTCATTGGGGATTTTTACATG
This window harbors:
- a CDS encoding NAD(P)-dependent oxidoreductase — protein: MPKIKVVFFDIKDIEQNFLEKNKPENCDFIYIQSPLHIGFEDNLEKIKDAEIISIFTGSIASGDLLKKMPDLKFVTTRSTGYNNVDIGYCKEKGINVANVPKYGDCTVAEFTFALLLNVIRKVSTANDELRHGVINLEKYIGHDLLDKTIGIIGTGAIGAYTAKIAYGFGMKILSYDPFPSEELKEKLGAEYVELDRLYKESDIISIHAPSRKENFHMINDNAFSQMKDGVIIINTARGEIIDTNSLYKALKSGKVAGAGLDVLECEEIIANEELFFSKIDCVKKDCLEKTLINHKLLDMPNVIITPHIAFDTIEAIHRILYTTIENINGYIQGNLVNTVK